The following are from one region of the Ficedula albicollis isolate OC2 unplaced genomic scaffold, FicAlb1.5 N00727, whole genome shotgun sequence genome:
- the LOC107604464 gene encoding endogenous retrovirus group K member 25 Pol protein-like isoform X2, with protein MELGEEGKGVEFLIDTGATYSVLNKALVPVGKDYVTVQVATGQYEKAYFCKPLKYKFGKQWGTHKFLYMPNSPNALLGRDLLEQLQATIIFKDGEITLEVNDRQYIEVLSLILTIVEIEEEIREEIISQVFPGVWASNVPGRAKNAPPIIIKLKEGKQPVRIKQYPLRKEDREGIRPVIENFLQLGLLKECQSEFNTPILPVRKPDGSYRVVQDLRAVNKITEDLYPVVANPYTLLTCLTPEFTWFTVLDLKDAFFCLPLHEASQKIFAFEWENPKTGRRTQLTWTVLPQGFKNSPTLFGEQLAKDLEAWEAPSEEGRLLQYVDDLLIATKTEEACVAWTWKSRRTSTPRLSRDY; from the exons GGTATTGAACAAGGCCCTGGTGCCTGTGGGAAAAGATTATGTTACGGTACAAGTAGCTACTGGCCAGTATGAAAAGGCTTATTTTTGTAAACCCCTAAAATATAAATTTGGGAAACAATGGGGCACTCATAAGTTTTTATACATGCCAAATTCCCCAAACGCTCTCCTGGGAAGAGACTTATTGGAACAATTACAAGCGACCATTATATTTAAGGATGGGGAGATTACTTTGGAGGTAAACGACCGACAATATATAGAAGTGTTGAGCTTAATATTGACAATCGTTGaaattgaagaagaaattagagaagaaataattaGTCAGGTGTTCCCCGGAGTATGGGCTTCCAATGTGCCAGGGAGAGCGAAAAACGCACCTCCTATAATAATTAAACTCAAAGAAGGGAAACAACCAGTCAGGATCAAGCAGTATCCTTTGAGAAAAGAGGACAGAGAAGGAATTCGGCCAGTGATTGAGAACTTCTTACAACTAGGATTATTAAAAGAATGCCAATCTGAGTTTAATACTCCTATTTTACCCGTTCGGAAACCTGATGGGTCATACCGGGTGGTGCAAGACTTGCGAGCTGTTAATAAAATAACTGAAGATCTTTATCCAGTAGTGGCAAACCCATATACTTTATTAACGTGTTTAACACCAGAGTTTACTTGGTTTACTGTTTTAGACCTGAAAGATGCCTTCTTTTGCCTCCCTCTCCATGAAGCCAGTCAGaaaatttttgcatttgaatgGGAAAATCCTAAAACTGGACGGAGAACTCAACTGACATGGACAGTACTCCCCCAAGGGTTTAAAAATTCTCCTACTTTGTTCGGAGAGCAGCTTGCCAAGGACTTAGAGGCCTGGGAGGCCCCCTCAGAAGAAGGAAGGCTGCTGCAGTACGTAGACGACCTTCTAATAGCCACTAAGACGGAAGAAGCATGTGTGGCCTGGACG TGGAAATCAAGGAGAACCAGTACACCACGACTGTCTAGAGACTATTGA
- the LOC107604464 gene encoding endogenous retrovirus group K member 25 Pol protein-like isoform X1 yields the protein MELGEEGKGVEFLIDTGATYSVLNKALVPVGKDYVTVQVATGQYEKAYFCKPLKYKFGKQWGTHKFLYMPNSPNALLGRDLLEQLQATIIFKDGEITLEVNDRQYIEVLSLILTIVEIEEEIREEIISQVFPGVWASNVPGRAKNAPPIIIKLKEGKQPVRIKQYPLRKEDREGIRPVIENFLQLGLLKECQSEFNTPILPVRKPDGSYRVVQDLRAVNKITEDLYPVVANPYTLLTCLTPEFTWFTVLDLKDAFFCLPLHEASQKIFAFEWENPKTGRRTQLTWTVLPQGFKNSPTLFGEQLAKDLEAWEAPSEEGRLLQYVDDLLIATKTEEACVAWTLLFSVEIKENQYTTTV from the exons GGTATTGAACAAGGCCCTGGTGCCTGTGGGAAAAGATTATGTTACGGTACAAGTAGCTACTGGCCAGTATGAAAAGGCTTATTTTTGTAAACCCCTAAAATATAAATTTGGGAAACAATGGGGCACTCATAAGTTTTTATACATGCCAAATTCCCCAAACGCTCTCCTGGGAAGAGACTTATTGGAACAATTACAAGCGACCATTATATTTAAGGATGGGGAGATTACTTTGGAGGTAAACGACCGACAATATATAGAAGTGTTGAGCTTAATATTGACAATCGTTGaaattgaagaagaaattagagaagaaataattaGTCAGGTGTTCCCCGGAGTATGGGCTTCCAATGTGCCAGGGAGAGCGAAAAACGCACCTCCTATAATAATTAAACTCAAAGAAGGGAAACAACCAGTCAGGATCAAGCAGTATCCTTTGAGAAAAGAGGACAGAGAAGGAATTCGGCCAGTGATTGAGAACTTCTTACAACTAGGATTATTAAAAGAATGCCAATCTGAGTTTAATACTCCTATTTTACCCGTTCGGAAACCTGATGGGTCATACCGGGTGGTGCAAGACTTGCGAGCTGTTAATAAAATAACTGAAGATCTTTATCCAGTAGTGGCAAACCCATATACTTTATTAACGTGTTTAACACCAGAGTTTACTTGGTTTACTGTTTTAGACCTGAAAGATGCCTTCTTTTGCCTCCCTCTCCATGAAGCCAGTCAGaaaatttttgcatttgaatgGGAAAATCCTAAAACTGGACGGAGAACTCAACTGACATGGACAGTACTCCCCCAAGGGTTTAAAAATTCTCCTACTTTGTTCGGAGAGCAGCTTGCCAAGGACTTAGAGGCCTGGGAGGCCCCCTCAGAAGAAGGAAGGCTGCTGCAGTACGTAGACGACCTTCTAATAGCCACTAAGACGGAAGAAGCATGTGTGGCCTGGACG CTTCTTTTCTCAGTGGAAATCAAGGAGAACCAGTACACCACGACTGTCTAG